A single window of Methanomassiliicoccales archaeon DNA harbors:
- a CDS encoding AMP-binding protein, which yields MSTILLTGASGFVGTWITRWILENTDHDLIVPIRGEDQGQATARLRRAWWDWPNLRERLASRIEIIPGDITKRDLGLSPQYLTRAKEADRVIHCAATVWFDCPREEMESTNVLGTRNVIDLARKIHSKGGLERFSHVSTAYVAGKRMGDILEKDLDDSLGFNNDYEWSKFRAEQMVHDIREEFPVTIFRPGMIVGDTKKGMIKNFNTLYIPLRLYLSGKLRILPVRKGLRVNMVPVDYVADSIARMTFDAGAEGETLHLTPPTSSMPTALEFIEAVREWGEETIHEKMPEPVFLRIPMIGWSRAMGTYRSLTPYLNERRSFLRDTADRLLGGYDIEWRPLLERMLEYATYYGFFHRSERTVHEQIVFRIGSQSRPVSYQDIEKGKPIPRDTMHLRSDIFRCASAIRSLGIAPGDKVAMVGLNSTRFLVVDAGVGLTGAVSVPLYYTSPASEIQELLEDSGAKMIFVGAPHLLKQVKDYAGERDVISFDESQPPIGVKPWDDFLALGSEDSVSCFAGPDDIATLRYTSSTTGRPKGVEFTHSQLRWMAEAVVSLYSYRDRIKPLSYLSFLPMNHVVEGVLGNYSPYYVPAPLEISFLRDFHDISKALPMVRPRIFFSVPRFYEKVLERFEESPHASKFAASKGIIRRIRKRMIRRALLQRAGLDRSEHLIVGSAPTSREMLMNFRDLGIEVHDAYGLTEAPLITINREGANKIGTVGQPMPETELRISDEGEIQVKGPQVMAGYHGEAKNPFIDGWLRTGDQGSIDEEGYLRVTGRLKEIMVTSYGKNIQPLKVETMLKSVSGVREALVIADSRPFCTALLFVENAPDEKLNSEIDDQVRSINTNLSHPEKIVRWSILPFDLSIDNGELTANLKMKRSVVEEKYKNIVNSLYSGEPVGNIHVGEAGGIG from the coding sequence ATGAGTACAATCCTTCTGACCGGAGCATCCGGTTTCGTTGGAACCTGGATCACACGTTGGATCCTAGAGAACACTGACCATGACTTGATCGTACCGATAAGAGGAGAAGATCAGGGCCAAGCAACCGCCAGGCTTCGAAGGGCATGGTGGGATTGGCCGAATCTGAGAGAACGGCTGGCATCGAGGATCGAGATCATTCCTGGCGACATAACCAAGCGGGATCTCGGACTCTCCCCTCAGTATCTTACTCGCGCGAAGGAAGCGGATCGAGTGATTCACTGTGCGGCGACTGTTTGGTTCGATTGTCCTAGGGAAGAGATGGAAAGCACCAATGTATTGGGGACAAGAAATGTCATCGATCTGGCTAGAAAGATCCACTCAAAAGGAGGTCTGGAAAGATTCTCCCATGTTTCCACGGCTTACGTCGCCGGTAAGAGGATGGGTGATATTCTTGAAAAGGATCTCGACGATTCCCTGGGATTCAACAATGACTACGAGTGGAGCAAATTCCGAGCTGAGCAGATGGTGCATGACATCAGAGAGGAATTCCCAGTCACCATATTCCGTCCAGGAATGATTGTTGGCGATACGAAGAAGGGGATGATCAAGAACTTCAACACATTGTACATACCACTCAGACTTTATCTCAGTGGAAAGTTGAGGATACTGCCCGTTCGCAAGGGGCTGAGGGTCAACATGGTACCCGTCGACTACGTGGCAGATTCCATCGCCAGGATGACCTTCGATGCCGGGGCAGAGGGGGAGACCCTGCACCTCACACCCCCCACAAGTTCAATGCCCACTGCCCTGGAGTTCATAGAGGCGGTCCGGGAATGGGGAGAAGAGACCATCCATGAAAAGATGCCCGAGCCTGTTTTCCTCCGCATTCCCATGATCGGATGGAGCAGAGCGATGGGTACCTATCGATCACTCACGCCCTACCTGAACGAGAGAAGATCCTTCTTGAGGGACACGGCAGACCGATTGCTTGGGGGATACGATATCGAATGGAGGCCACTCCTGGAAAGGATGTTGGAGTACGCTACCTACTACGGATTCTTCCACCGCTCCGAGAGAACGGTGCACGAGCAGATCGTTTTCAGGATTGGCAGCCAATCAAGACCGGTGAGTTACCAGGACATAGAGAAAGGCAAGCCTATCCCCCGGGATACCATGCATCTCCGTTCCGATATCTTCAGGTGTGCTTCCGCAATCCGCTCATTGGGGATCGCTCCCGGCGATAAAGTGGCAATGGTCGGACTCAACAGCACTAGATTCCTGGTAGTAGATGCCGGAGTAGGCCTTACAGGAGCGGTCAGTGTTCCCTTGTACTATACTTCCCCAGCATCTGAGATCCAGGAGTTGCTTGAAGATAGTGGTGCGAAAATGATATTCGTTGGGGCGCCTCACCTCCTGAAGCAGGTGAAGGACTATGCTGGAGAACGGGATGTAATTAGTTTCGATGAGAGCCAACCGCCTATTGGTGTGAAGCCCTGGGATGATTTTCTAGCCCTAGGTTCCGAAGATTCAGTATCCTGTTTCGCGGGTCCAGACGATATTGCCACCCTTCGCTATACATCTAGCACAACAGGGAGGCCAAAAGGAGTGGAATTCACCCACTCTCAGCTCAGGTGGATGGCGGAGGCTGTGGTGTCCCTTTACTCATACCGAGACAGGATCAAACCTCTTTCCTATCTCTCATTCCTACCCATGAACCATGTCGTAGAGGGTGTATTGGGAAACTACTCTCCGTACTATGTACCCGCCCCATTGGAAATCTCGTTCCTGAGAGATTTCCACGACATTTCGAAAGCGCTTCCCATGGTCAGGCCCAGGATTTTCTTCTCAGTGCCAAGATTCTACGAGAAGGTCTTGGAGAGATTCGAGGAAAGCCCTCACGCCAGCAAATTCGCAGCTTCCAAAGGAATAATCAGGCGAATCAGAAAGAGGATGATCAGGCGAGCGCTCCTGCAAAGGGCGGGACTCGACCGAAGCGAACATCTGATAGTGGGGTCGGCTCCCACGAGCCGGGAGATGCTTATGAATTTCAGGGATCTAGGAATCGAAGTTCACGATGCCTACGGTCTAACCGAGGCGCCATTGATCACCATAAACAGAGAGGGGGCTAACAAGATTGGAACGGTAGGGCAGCCCATGCCCGAAACAGAGTTGAGGATCTCAGATGAAGGAGAGATCCAAGTTAAAGGACCACAGGTCATGGCGGGCTACCACGGGGAAGCCAAGAACCCGTTCATTGATGGATGGCTCAGGACTGGAGATCAGGGTTCAATTGACGAGGAGGGATATCTGAGGGTGACAGGAAGGCTGAAGGAGATCATGGTCACTTCTTACGGAAAGAACATCCAGCCACTGAAGGTAGAGACTATGCTGAAGTCGGTCTCTGGGGTTCGGGAAGCCCTTGTCATCGCCGATTCTAGACCGTTCTGCACTGCCCTTCTCTTTGTTGAGAATGCACCCGATGAGAAACTGAACTCGGAGATCGATGATCAGGTCAGAAGTATCAATACGAACCTCTCGCATCCTGAGAAGATCGTCAGATGGTCGATCCTGCCTTTCGACCTGTCTATAGACAACGGGGAGCTGACTGCCAATCTAAAGATGAAGAGGTCGGTCGTCGAGGAGAAATACAAGAACATCGTGAACTCCCTCTATTCTGGTGAGCCTGTTGGGAACATCCATGTGGGAGAAGCAGGTGGGATTGGATGA
- a CDS encoding L-2-amino-thiazoline-4-carboxylic acid hydrolase, with amino-acid sequence MMLRLLSLYAPKRILLRELRKVSEATLGALDSLVKENCPNTAVEDLETSGIGLESLREQMAILHEQRVSELCHCIGEDEGVALGRRALYQVGIGLGEKARKRLGVGDSLKDTLLAARIMYKVLGIEFTFRPEGDGGTLFVKRCALSDHYSGRTCRVLSAADEGVLRGLNPLLTMRFMETIPDGAEGCKAKIIIDDLR; translated from the coding sequence ATGATGCTGAGGTTGCTCTCCCTCTACGCTCCCAAACGAATTCTGTTGAGAGAGCTTAGGAAGGTGAGTGAGGCGACCTTAGGGGCTCTTGATTCCCTTGTCAAGGAAAATTGCCCTAATACGGCGGTCGAAGATCTTGAGACTTCGGGGATAGGACTCGAGTCCTTGAGAGAACAGATGGCGATCTTGCACGAGCAAAGGGTGAGCGAACTTTGCCACTGCATTGGGGAAGATGAGGGGGTGGCTCTTGGCAGGAGAGCCCTTTATCAGGTAGGGATTGGCCTTGGCGAAAAGGCGAGAAAACGACTTGGAGTGGGAGACTCTCTGAAAGACACTCTGCTAGCGGCAAGAATCATGTACAAGGTACTAGGCATAGAGTTCACCTTCAGACCCGAGGGGGATGGAGGTACCCTTTTTGTCAAGAGATGCGCACTATCGGACCATTACTCGGGACGCACTTGCCGTGTGCTAAGCGCAGCTGATGAGGGCGTGCTGAGAGGACTGAACCCACTATTGACCATGAGGTTTATGGAGACCATTCCAGATGGTGCAGAGGGATGCAAGGCAAAGATTATTATCGATGACTTGAGGTAA
- a CDS encoding GMC family oxidoreductase: MRAVVVGSGAGGATAASELAKNGIEVVLLEAGKPFKPFTRKVGWFDSIRRAGLLGGERSFSKLFRSMNTQRTENDILLVRGVTLGGCTTLSCGCMARAERGLKEIGLDLTPEFEELESTMNVTTIPRERWSPVTGAMYDSAMDMGLEPNLTPKVVDLGKCVACGLCEIGCASGAKWDSRRFLEDIESRGGRIMTDMPVKRLVMENERVTGVEAGKGRSQSIVKGDVIVLAAGGIGTAQILEASGIPTEDNLWVDYVLTLGGVLKNANQIKEQPMAWYLQRDRYILSPYMDLLSHFYYKLWRPVPISDRVGLMMKFADTPGGKVLADGTVLKEVIEEDKLMMESGVEEAREIMEKAGVSGPFVEGLLNAGHLGGTVPLRRDDIDLMRPGLLPDGLWISDLSLVPSSQGFPTMLTTAAISLRVSRKILAQTLPR; this comes from the coding sequence ATGAGGGCAGTGGTTGTAGGCTCCGGCGCTGGAGGCGCTACGGCCGCCAGTGAACTAGCCAAAAATGGCATTGAGGTCGTTCTGCTAGAGGCAGGGAAACCATTCAAGCCCTTCACCAGAAAGGTCGGATGGTTCGACTCCATTAGGAGGGCGGGTCTTCTGGGCGGGGAGAGGTCATTTTCTAAATTGTTCCGATCTATGAACACCCAGAGGACCGAGAATGATATCCTCCTAGTCAGGGGGGTCACGCTGGGGGGATGCACCACCCTGTCGTGCGGCTGCATGGCAAGGGCAGAGAGGGGGCTGAAGGAGATCGGCCTGGACCTGACCCCAGAGTTCGAAGAGCTGGAATCAACGATGAATGTTACCACAATTCCTAGGGAGAGATGGAGTCCTGTCACTGGAGCGATGTACGATTCAGCAATGGACATGGGATTGGAACCGAACCTCACCCCGAAGGTGGTTGACCTGGGTAAGTGCGTGGCATGTGGGCTCTGCGAGATAGGATGTGCCTCGGGTGCTAAGTGGGATTCCCGTCGATTCCTGGAGGACATCGAGTCCAGAGGGGGAAGGATAATGACCGACATGCCCGTGAAGCGGTTGGTGATGGAGAATGAACGGGTCACAGGAGTGGAGGCGGGAAAGGGAAGATCCCAGTCTATTGTGAAGGGGGATGTGATCGTGCTGGCCGCTGGTGGAATAGGCACTGCACAGATCCTGGAGGCCTCCGGAATCCCCACCGAGGATAACCTATGGGTCGACTACGTGCTCACCCTTGGCGGGGTGCTGAAGAACGCCAATCAAATTAAGGAACAACCTATGGCCTGGTATCTTCAGAGGGACCGGTACATCTTGTCTCCTTACATGGACCTACTTTCACATTTCTACTATAAGTTGTGGAGACCGGTGCCCATAAGTGACAGGGTGGGCCTAATGATGAAGTTCGCAGACACCCCGGGAGGAAAGGTGCTCGCCGATGGTACGGTGCTGAAGGAGGTCATTGAGGAGGACAAGCTCATGATGGAAAGTGGAGTGGAGGAAGCCAGGGAAATCATGGAAAAGGCCGGGGTTTCGGGACCTTTCGTGGAAGGTCTTCTCAATGCTGGACACCTGGGAGGTACCGTTCCCCTGAGAAGGGATGATATCGATTTAATGAGACCTGGTCTTCTACCCGATGGGTTATGGATATCCGATCTATCTCTGGTCCCATCATCACAGGGCTTTCCAACAATGCTTACCACGGCGGCGATCTCCCTGAGGGTATCCAGGAAGATCCTGGCTCAGACGCTTCCTCGTTAG
- a CDS encoding phosphoenolpyruvate carboxylase, producing MFIETSKVPKCMSTQHPDNVAPPFFAESQELGGEDEIQEAYYAFSHLGCDEQMWDCEGKEVDNFVVKKLLTKYGHFFAEHRIGKEVFITLRVPNPEVEKGEAKILLETLESIPRSFDTARPFYGDDEPPIFEVILPMASSAPSIDRVYKYYRDFVVGKQSKSFEPSGMTIAEWIGKFGPGEINVIPLFEDMKNMLNAHEITRKYLEDKDVDYQRVFLARSDPALNYGLVSAVLLNWISLKRLERMSLETGIEILPIIGIGSAPFRGNFRPSTVDRLMEEYAYVHTFTVQSAFKYDNPHEEVRRSVDKILDHRTRPMPDIDEERSLNIIERYSEEYKRQIIQLAPIINEVAKFIPSRRKRKLHIGLFGYSRSVGGISLPRAIRFTAALYSIGIPPEILGLNALNQQDMDFLHDTWVHFDEDLGDALRYANPNTLHILPEDLQARVRELLDRFSVDHEHAMITSKVLDSLNAGSLSGIAEGVLDAARIRRFLG from the coding sequence ATGTTCATTGAAACGAGCAAGGTTCCAAAATGCATGAGCACACAGCATCCGGATAACGTCGCACCCCCTTTCTTCGCCGAGAGCCAGGAGTTGGGTGGGGAGGATGAGATCCAGGAAGCCTACTATGCATTTTCCCATCTGGGTTGTGACGAGCAGATGTGGGATTGCGAAGGGAAGGAAGTTGACAACTTCGTGGTAAAGAAGCTGCTCACGAAGTATGGACATTTCTTCGCCGAGCACAGGATCGGAAAGGAAGTCTTCATCACCCTAAGGGTGCCAAATCCAGAGGTGGAGAAGGGGGAGGCTAAGATCCTCCTTGAAACACTGGAGAGCATCCCAAGATCTTTCGACACTGCCCGGCCTTTTTACGGTGATGATGAGCCTCCTATATTCGAAGTCATCCTGCCCATGGCCTCTTCTGCCCCGAGCATTGACAGGGTTTACAAGTACTATCGCGACTTCGTGGTAGGAAAGCAGTCAAAATCATTCGAACCCAGTGGCATGACTATCGCAGAGTGGATAGGCAAATTCGGTCCTGGGGAGATCAATGTCATACCGCTCTTCGAGGACATGAAGAACATGCTCAACGCCCATGAGATCACCCGTAAATATCTGGAGGATAAGGATGTCGATTATCAGCGCGTGTTCCTGGCAAGATCGGATCCGGCTCTGAATTACGGTCTGGTCAGCGCCGTTCTCCTGAATTGGATATCATTGAAGCGCCTGGAGAGGATGTCCCTTGAGACCGGAATAGAGATTCTTCCGATAATCGGTATAGGGTCGGCGCCTTTCAGAGGCAACTTCCGCCCTTCGACCGTTGACAGGCTCATGGAGGAGTACGCCTACGTCCACACCTTCACCGTGCAGTCCGCATTCAAGTACGACAATCCTCATGAAGAAGTGCGGCGTTCGGTGGACAAGATACTTGACCACCGGACAAGACCAATGCCAGATATCGATGAAGAGAGAAGTTTGAACATCATAGAAAGGTATTCAGAAGAGTACAAGAGGCAGATTATCCAGTTGGCACCCATTATCAATGAAGTAGCCAAGTTCATTCCAAGCCGGAGAAAAAGAAAGCTCCACATCGGACTATTCGGTTACTCCCGAAGCGTCGGAGGAATCTCCCTTCCCAGAGCTATCCGCTTCACCGCAGCCCTCTATTCCATAGGGATTCCTCCCGAAATACTCGGTCTCAACGCTTTGAATCAACAGGACATGGATTTCCTTCATGATACATGGGTACATTTCGATGAGGACCTGGGGGACGCGTTGCGCTATGCCAATCCAAACACACTCCACATTCTCCCGGAAGATCTCCAAGCAAGAGTGAGGGAGTTGTTGGACAGATTCTCAGTAGACCATGAGCACGCCATGATCACCAGCAAGGTCCTCGATTCGCTGAATGCTGGGAGTCTATCAGGTATCGCTGAGGGCGTATTGGACGCAGCACGTATCAGGAGATTCTTGGGCTGA
- the purH gene encoding bifunctional phosphoribosylaminoimidazolecarboxamide formyltransferase/IMP cyclohydrolase, translating to MGKIERALISVSDKFGIVEFAKGLDELGVEIISTGGTARLLNQSGIGTIGISEVTGFPEMLDGRVKTLHPKVHAGLLARRDVPDHMQALAVMDIKTIDMVVINLYPFKETVLKEGSTFEDIIENIDIGGPTMIRSAAKNYQSVAVVTNPSKYEAILDEMKRSGGALSNETHQALLLEAFQTTAFYDAMITTYLQRNFSDQIFPSTISLGFEKVQELRYGENPNQQAAFYADPFCSGTCVSRAEKLHGKELSYNNILDLDAAMDIAREFDRPTAVVMKHTNPCGVASSDKISDAFVTAYAVDPVAAFGCVISTNRDIDVATAKEISKYFVEAVVAPNYEDEALEILTKKKNIRLLRTMAPIAKEASAGIAMKGVKGGLLMQTKSYVDLTPENLKVVTNRKPTEEEIKAMLFAWKVVKHVWSNAIVFCKDERAVGIGAGQMSRVDSSMIAGIKSKGEAKGSVMASDAFFPFRDGVDEAAKAGVTAIIQPGGSIRDEEVIEAANEHGMAMVFTGSRVFRH from the coding sequence GTGGGCAAAATTGAACGTGCCTTGATCAGTGTGTCAGACAAATTTGGAATAGTCGAATTTGCTAAGGGTTTGGACGAGCTTGGAGTGGAGATCATCTCCACGGGGGGAACAGCAAGGCTCCTCAACCAGAGCGGGATTGGTACAATTGGAATCTCGGAGGTCACTGGATTTCCGGAGATGCTCGATGGAAGGGTCAAGACTCTGCACCCGAAGGTCCATGCAGGCCTGCTTGCCAGGAGGGATGTTCCGGATCACATGCAGGCTCTGGCTGTTATGGATATAAAGACCATAGACATGGTGGTGATCAACCTCTACCCTTTCAAGGAGACAGTCCTGAAGGAAGGGAGCACCTTTGAGGACATCATCGAGAACATAGATATCGGAGGGCCGACCATGATACGGTCAGCCGCCAAGAACTATCAATCAGTGGCTGTCGTCACCAACCCATCAAAATACGAAGCTATCTTGGACGAGATGAAGAGATCTGGAGGGGCTCTCAGCAATGAGACTCATCAGGCTCTGCTCCTGGAGGCGTTCCAGACAACTGCCTTTTACGACGCGATGATAACCACGTATCTGCAAAGGAACTTCTCGGATCAGATATTTCCTTCCACAATTTCACTGGGTTTCGAGAAGGTCCAGGAACTTAGGTATGGAGAGAATCCCAACCAACAAGCGGCCTTCTATGCCGATCCATTCTGCTCTGGAACCTGCGTTTCCAGGGCGGAGAAACTGCATGGAAAGGAACTATCATACAACAACATTCTCGACTTGGACGCAGCAATGGACATCGCCCGGGAGTTCGACCGCCCCACCGCGGTGGTCATGAAACATACCAATCCGTGCGGCGTCGCCAGCTCTGACAAGATCAGCGATGCATTCGTCACCGCCTACGCTGTGGACCCGGTTGCAGCCTTCGGTTGTGTGATCAGCACCAACCGTGACATAGATGTTGCCACGGCCAAGGAGATCTCTAAGTATTTCGTGGAGGCAGTCGTCGCCCCCAACTACGAGGATGAAGCTCTCGAGATACTTACCAAGAAGAAGAACATACGCTTGCTTCGGACAATGGCTCCCATTGCCAAGGAGGCTTCTGCGGGCATTGCCATGAAGGGTGTGAAGGGAGGGCTGCTGATGCAGACCAAATCCTATGTGGACCTCACCCCGGAAAATCTGAAGGTAGTTACCAATAGGAAGCCGACTGAAGAAGAGATCAAGGCCATGTTGTTCGCCTGGAAGGTCGTCAAGCACGTCTGGTCCAACGCCATCGTGTTCTGCAAGGATGAGAGGGCGGTGGGCATCGGTGCGGGCCAGATGAGCCGAGTGGACTCATCCATGATTGCGGGAATCAAGTCCAAAGGGGAGGCGAAAGGCAGTGTAATGGCTTCTGATGCCTTCTTCCCCTTCCGGGATGGAGTTGACGAGGCAGCCAAAGCTGGTGTCACAGCCATCATCCAACCTGGCGGATCCATAAGGGACGAGGAGGTCATAGAGGCCGCCAACGAGCACGGCATGGCAATGGTCTTCACCGGTTCAAGGGTGTTCAGACACTAG
- a CDS encoding dihydropteroate synthase produces MLIVSERINGQFASVGQAIDRRDAKIIQDLALKQVECGANYLDINTGPGRDDAPACMEWLVKTVQEVVDTPLCLDSPGPKTMEAGLKACEGKPIMNSTTAEVKKMERFFPLAVEYDADIVCLTISEKGIPNDSDSRTELAMLLMTTAMEYGVMPEKIFLDPVILPVGAAQDQGKVVIRSIQQFQILNDPAPRTIVGLSNISNMAKERSLLNRSFLAMLMGTGLTAAIMDPEDRELMKIVKAGEILLNEKLYCDDFLMNLRD; encoded by the coding sequence ATGCTTATCGTGAGCGAGAGGATTAACGGGCAGTTCGCCTCGGTGGGCCAGGCCATTGATCGAAGGGATGCGAAGATAATACAGGACCTTGCCCTCAAGCAGGTTGAGTGCGGGGCAAACTACCTCGACATCAACACGGGTCCTGGGAGGGACGATGCACCAGCCTGCATGGAATGGCTGGTGAAGACGGTCCAAGAGGTGGTGGACACACCTCTCTGCCTCGATTCCCCCGGTCCAAAGACAATGGAAGCTGGCCTCAAGGCCTGCGAGGGAAAGCCCATCATGAACAGCACCACTGCTGAAGTGAAGAAGATGGAGAGATTCTTCCCCCTGGCGGTTGAGTACGATGCTGATATTGTCTGTCTTACAATCAGTGAGAAGGGCATACCGAATGATTCTGACTCCAGGACCGAGCTGGCAATGCTGTTGATGACCACCGCAATGGAATATGGAGTGATGCCGGAGAAGATATTCCTCGATCCAGTCATACTACCGGTAGGCGCTGCTCAGGATCAGGGCAAGGTCGTCATCAGATCCATCCAGCAATTCCAGATTCTAAACGACCCCGCCCCCAGGACCATTGTGGGATTAAGCAACATCTCAAATATGGCGAAGGAGAGAAGTCTTCTCAACCGGAGCTTCCTTGCCATGCTTATGGGGACCGGATTGACTGCAGCCATAATGGACCCAGAGGACCGGGAACTGATGAAAATAGTCAAGGCGGGAGAGATCCTGCTGAATGAGAAGCTATACTGCGACGATTTCCTGATGAATCTGAGGGATTGA
- a CDS encoding methylenetetrahydrofolate reductase, whose translation MKAGSNIERLFDKGEFVVTGEIGPPMSSNPSSIQEHARHLKGFADAFNLTDNQTAIVRMSSLASSVICLQEGVEPIMQMTCRDRNRIAMQSDLLGASALGVRNLLCLSGDHQTFGNQAESKNVYDLDSIQQLMMLRRMRDESKVWGDTDIKEAPRVYLGAAANPFADPFEFRVTRLAKKVKAGADFIQTQAIFDMERFERYMKEARSRGLHEEVHIMAGVVPLKSLGAARYMKNKVSGMIVPDQLIDRMKGAEDPKEEGISICVEQIHHLLTIEGVHGVHIMPVAWEKKLPEIVERAGLLPRPVL comes from the coding sequence ATGAAGGCGGGAAGCAACATCGAGAGGCTCTTCGACAAAGGGGAGTTCGTGGTGACTGGAGAGATAGGCCCCCCCATGTCCAGCAACCCGTCTTCCATTCAGGAGCACGCCCGACACCTGAAGGGATTCGCCGATGCCTTTAATCTGACTGACAACCAGACCGCAATCGTTCGAATGAGCTCTCTCGCATCATCCGTGATCTGCCTTCAGGAAGGTGTGGAACCCATTATGCAGATGACATGCAGAGATCGCAATAGAATTGCCATGCAATCAGATCTATTGGGCGCTTCGGCACTGGGTGTTCGAAACCTGCTGTGTTTGAGTGGGGATCATCAGACATTCGGGAATCAGGCGGAATCAAAGAACGTTTACGATCTGGACTCAATCCAACAATTGATGATGCTTAGAAGGATGAGGGATGAATCAAAGGTCTGGGGCGATACCGATATCAAAGAGGCTCCAAGGGTGTATCTAGGGGCCGCCGCCAATCCCTTTGCCGATCCTTTCGAATTCCGAGTGACCAGGCTCGCAAAGAAGGTCAAGGCCGGTGCTGACTTCATACAGACTCAAGCCATATTTGATATGGAACGGTTCGAGCGCTATATGAAGGAGGCAAGGTCCAGGGGGCTTCATGAAGAGGTGCACATCATGGCCGGAGTGGTCCCACTGAAATCCCTGGGAGCTGCCCGTTACATGAAGAATAAAGTCTCAGGAATGATCGTCCCTGACCAGCTGATCGATCGGATGAAGGGCGCCGAGGATCCCAAGGAGGAGGGCATAAGTATCTGTGTGGAGCAGATACATCATCTTCTGACCATCGAGGGGGTACACGGCGTACACATCATGCCCGTGGCTTGGGAGAAGAAGCTACCGGAGATTGTGGAAAGGGCGGGACTGCTTCCCAGACCCGTGTTGTAA